Genomic window (Ananas comosus cultivar F153 linkage group 1, ASM154086v1, whole genome shotgun sequence):
catcctactttgttgcagggccgagctcGAGCGGACCGGGCGAGAATCGTGGTacgggcatagcgccctaataGTTAGCAGCTTTCCTTATACATTAGAGTATCCTAtgtattttgtgagaggttaaGGCTATAGATGCGTGAGTGAGACGTGGACCTATGCCGGGTGGCGGAAGTTGAACTAATTGGGTATAATCGCTAGTATGTCTCTAATGATTgatagagatggattcaagtggtattaattCTCGACTTGAAGAGGTTATGTTGGCGGTCGACAACATGACACTAAGAGTTGAGAATAAGtacgcttgtgtgcttccgccggATTGGGTGTCGAGTTGTTTATTCCTAAAATTGCGTAGGGTCGTGGGTTATGATAATTAACCTAATTGTtgtgtttcaggagctatggcaccaagGGGATGCCCCAGGACGAGATTTACTCCGGCGCCACCTCCCGAGGTGCCTAAGCAATCAGGATCAGAGGAAGTGCGGGAATTGCGAGCACAGATTGCTACGATGGCCGGCGCGATGCAGTGCCAAGAGGATCAGATAGCGAGGTTGCAGGAGTTGGTAGCCCAGTAGGCGTCGGCTTAGGCAGATGTTGAGCGACCTGCGCCTCCTGCCGTTGTACCTAGTGCGATGGAAGGTGCAGCCACGGCGGCTATGCCGGTTGCAGCGAGGCCCACGCCGGCGGTAGTAGCGACGGGTTCGGGAACTTCAAATCCCGATGGTACGGCTATGGCGGCGGAGAGGGATCACGTACTTGTGGCCCTCGTGATGTTCCGGAAGTTTGATCCATCGGTGTTCGACGGGGAGAAGGTCGAGCCGTGGATGGTCGAGTtgtggattgactcgatggagaccctttTCGAGGATCTCTACACTCTGGAGAAAGACAAAAGTAcacctcgccactcattgcttGGAGCGGGcgacgaaggtgtggtggaagcgagttaagcgggaCCGGTCTTCCGACCTTTCGTCGTTGTcgtgggaggagtttcggggcTTGATGTATActaactatttccccgatagcgagaagcaaaagcttcaaGACCAATTCCAAAAGTTGAACCAAGGAAACCGCTCGGTAggagagtatgagcgagagttctcacATATTATCGATTGTGTCTCCGACGTGGTGCGAGACGACAAGGATcgagccgattggttcgagcAAGGACTCCGGCCGGATATCTACAAGGCGGTTCACATTTTAAAGCTCACTACCTTTGCGGAGGTGCTTGATCgggcgttgtgggcggagcatggtaaCGCCTATGTCCGTGAGGAGCGAGAGGTGTCCGAGAAGGACGGAGGAAAGAAGTGGGCTCCAGGTGGTTCTGGAGGTCAATCCAAGTCGAAGTCGAGGAAGCCTCCGAAGTACCCGCGGACACAGTCGTAGGGTCGTGGGGCGCAGCGgtgtgtcatttgtggtggaGACCACCGGGCGATGCATTGTGAGCAACGCCAAGGGAAGTGCTTCGAATGTGGTCAGGCGGGGCACGTTAGCCGTTATTGCCCAAGGAAGACCTCGCCTGCCCCGTCCGTCGCATTGGCTCCGACAACTCCGGGACATTATGGAGAAGCCCCACTTGTTGCCATATCTGCTGGACGTGCCATGGAGCCGCGTCAGCCCGAGATGACCCGGTCGGCCCTGAGTGGACAGGTGTTTGCCGCTCAAGCCGAGGAACCTATCGAGGCTGAGGAGCgcaacgtcgtggcaggtatggtgtcacaccccgagaccgccaatttggtcggttcgggcacgtcgaacagacgccgaatggacagaacCTTCCCTATCCATCCAAGGCTAAACAATGAGATCATGTACATTTTTGTCGCCCAGGATGACATACAACATATATGAGGCACCACAAGTGCGATACAAGCAaaagcaagaatcacaagtaagcATACAAatgaacaagagagagagattctagATTTACATTTTTCCTCCACATTCACATTGGGTTTACGTCACCAAAATGGATACATCTTTATTTACAATTTCTTCTCATGACAGAAGTATGCatacaactctccaaaagcaCCCTCACCAATATACATTAGGGATAATTACCTTtgtacccctcatacgtttgaaaatatctgatttacctctacttttttttttctttctaaaatacccctcatatgttctaccgttattgcaaaatacccctacagttatctcctgttaagttaacttgggttaaacgtgagttaaatatctaccacagttaaaaaaaaattaaaataccaaatttgcccttaacttaagggcaaataagaaaggttggtgacggtagaggggtatattggaaaagaccaaaagtcaaaatactttttatacccctgactttaagggtaaataagaaaaaaagtgatggtggaagggtatatttgaaagggcaaaatagtaattttatagagataacagagttacttaacagattttaactctaggggtatattagaaataggttggaacgtaggaggggtatttttaatattagccttctaagaggggtaaatcgaaaagtcgggaactcttcaggggtatataagcaattgcccctatacATTATCATCTCTCAAGTACATAGGTgatctaatgcaaaataggaaagcaACTATCTAGTtggggcgctatgcccttgccgcgatcatctgccggtccgctctcgtGAGTACCTGTACTCCAACaccacatggggtgagaactattgtccataggtcccagtgggttcggccgccgactccgctaatcctcctactaggtctaaataGGCATGAGTAGATAGACAGATAGATATAGAAATGAAATTGCTAGCATAGAATAAATTCTACTATtattctactatgccttgaTCAACATAATGTAATGAATGCTAACTCTACATAGCAATGAAATTCAACTAGCTTTCtactatgcttcaacaatatCATAGATAAGATATGCATATAGCTAGGAAAATCTACTAACATGGCCCTAAGTTCATGCCATGGTATGAATGCGTACTCTACAATGCCATTTAATCACTTGTTATTCAATCTGCTTGGCTAACCCGAAAGTTACGCCTCGACTTActtctcaaatctcataggtgaggagaatctgcactcgcacaccgagaccgcctgcgggaCAACTATGTCTGTCCCTAGTGTGACAtctccggagaccactgcttgtgtggagcgaccaccccaagcgAAAAACAGATTGAGGGAGTATAATCCAATTCTCGTCTACAGAGGATACCCTGTTTACAAGGGTCACAATGCTTCTACCGCACTTGATTCAATGTCTCATTGGCAAATCgaaaaaatctactatccctaagttcatgctatagtgtttctactacactaagACCAAATGCCACTTATTTATGTCATATGTTTTCCAAGTGTCTACTACTACACTAAATCATATGTCACTCGTTTATGTAATCATATTTATGTGTTTCTACCAcactaattgacatgccactcgtctacATAAACATATCATCCAAGTTATTACTTAATCTTGCTACTATAGGATCCAATGtcatatccaatcctcatgcaaccACAAGAATATGTGTTCAACCCACAATTCTATTACTACTatggaagcatgcaaggaaatataGCTACAATTACTCAacatatcctataatgcaagattACACATATACATGTATGCTCAATAATAGAACTTGgacatagagagaagttcaactgcttcgggatgacaccccccaccttctgggGTTACCAAGATGCTAGGGTTccgtttttgtgatttttggacgtgGGCTCGGCGCTCTAGGTGGAAACGAAACCAAAAACGtcattttcttcaatatcttcgtgtaacctcgtcggatcgccgaaccgacttcaccaacgcgttagaatacctatcaattagatttatataagctcaatttagatcaaacccatataCTTGCAAAAACTCACTTTTGGAaccctaacatgctactatagCAAGAAACCCAATTCCACCACTATATTCAAGTAAATAGCATGTTAAAATCACCTAGGGAGTCAtccaaacccatttctagagtATACAAacctaaccctagaaatccaccatgagagctccaagagcttacctcaacaAGCTCCTTCaatggtgaggaagaagatgaaaatccACATCCtagcttccttctccaccaatctctccaccaaatccatcttCTTGCAGAGTTtctaaagagagagggagaaaaatgagagagaggagagagttcactgctgtgaacaagagaggagggGTTAGGGTCTTTTTATAAGCTGCTACATTTGCAATAAAACATTCCACTTcattttatttgcagcagaccgcCCCTGCTGTTCggggcactgcgtaccggtacgcgggttgGCGTCACCGGTACGCCCCCTGTTCAACTACCCAAACCCGAGGGTTGTTGTTCTCGGGTGGCTACGGGGTACTGGTACTCTTTGGATTTTTACTAGTTTAACGATTACGcagcagccaaacccgagagttgccTTCTCGGGTAGCTGACCTGGTACCGGAacgcaccaggggtgtcaccggtttaatAGCCTTAaactctcaaacccgagagctgctgttctcggttgcctgcctggtaccggtaccactccAATGCATTATCGGTTAATAATGCTCTAGACTGCAATTTCGCATTGTTTCGTCCCGATCAACGCTAAAACCTTTTAATCTCTCTTCAATCTCAACTTTAACCTTTCCAACatggttggaatgttaaatggaccaTGTCCAAACATTTTTCTTGCCacgctttggtcattttgaccaaaagtggtttaatacGACGAGGATCCACTTTCTTACATATGGTGTTAATAAAGGGAGTTTGAActagggctatgtttgatacaggtgcaactcattcattcattagccgACCCTTTGCACAAATGCATGGCATAGACATTCAGTTGAGTAGGAGTACTTGGCGGGTTGAAGCCCCCGAGCGTGCATTCG
Coding sequences:
- the LOC109718053 gene encoding uncharacterized protein LOC109718053, translated to MHCEQRQGKCFECGQAGHVSRYCPRKTSPAPSVALAPTTPGHYGEAPLVAISAGRAMEPRQPEMTRSALSGQVFAAQAEEPIEAEERNVVAGATHSFISRPFAQMHGIDIQLSRSTWRVEAPERAFVIRKECLACPVQVGHWIMLTRLLVLKRLKNFDIILGMDWLSRYYVTIDCKDKLITFREPGQKEFTY
- the LOC109717978 gene encoding uncharacterized protein LOC109717978; translation: MYTNYFPDSEKQKLQDQFQKLNQGNRSVGEYEREFSHIIDCVSDVVRDDKDRADWFEQGLRPDIYKAVHILKLTTFAEVLDRALWAEHGNAYVREEREVSEKDGGKKWAPGGSGGQSKSKSRKPPKYPRTQS